Part of the Chitinophagales bacterium genome is shown below.
TGCAATTACACATATAATAATGTTACCTGCAAGTGCTACGATAGTGCTTCTAATTAGCATTTGTGGGAGGAAATTTAAAAAGTTTTTCCACCGCTTTATGTGTAGCTTCATCTCTTTGGCTCGCAAAATTTGTTTTTACTTCTCCTTCCCATACGCAAATGAAATCATCAGGTGCTTTGTATTCGCTTACAAATACTAAATTCTTTTCACTCATCTTTCTGCACCAATCCCAAAATTTAGGGTGGTCAAAAGCACCTGTTTTATATGAAGTAGTACCTTCGTATGGTGGGTCACAATAAATCAAGCTATTTTCAAAATCTGAATATTCATCATAACTACCATTGATAAACTTCACGCCTTGTAGTTTTTCGCTTTGCTTTTGTGCATTTCGTTTCGCTTCATCCCAATGATTTCTCGGAATACCTTTATTTGTAAAAGACCTTGCATATCCGTTTTCAAACTTACCACCAAATGAAGCACCAAATCTAATTAAACTTGTTATTGGGTCAGGATTAGTTCCTTTCAATGAATTATAA
Proteins encoded:
- a CDS encoding DNA adenine methylase, which encodes MIKEANEKGITTWVEPFVGGANMIDKVPNNFQRIGIDYNAHTIEALIAIRDLVDKLPNEVAVEYYNSLKGTNPDPITSLIRFGASFGGKFENGYARSFTNKGIPRNHWDEAKRNAQKQSEKLQGVKFINGSYDEYSDFENSLIYCDPPYEGTTSYKTGAFDHPKFWDWCRKMSEKNLVFVSEYKAPDDFICVWEGEVKTNFASQRDEATHKAVEKLFKFPPTNAN